The nucleotide sequence CCACCGGACTGGCAACCTACAGTCTCAACATAGTCAAGGAACTCACGACTCTGGATCTGGCTGTCGTGGCTCCCTTTGAAGTCACCGGGCAGCAATTCCACCCCTCTCCCCCAGATTTGACGGCTGACTATGGGCTGAAAGGTCACTTCAAGCGCTTACTCTGGACTCAGCGGCAACTGCCGAAACTCTATCACCAGTTAGCGGCCCAACTGCTGTTTTCGCCAATCCCAGAAGCTCCCCTCTGGTCAGATTGTCGGTTCGTCGTCACCGTGCATGACCTGATACCGCTGCGCTTTTTCCAGCGCCTGTCCCCCGCCGCCCTGTATAACCGATATTACATTCCCCAGGTGCTCCAACAGGCACAGCACATTATCTGTAACTCGGAAGCAACCGCTAACGACATCATTGATTTCTGCCAGATTCCAGCCACTAAAATTACCCCGATTCCCTTAGCCTACGATGCCGAAACCTTTCGGTTTCTTGACCTGCCTGCTCGAAATTATTTTTTGTACCTGGGACGCATTACTCCCTATAAGAATGTCCAGCGGTTGATTTCTGCCTTTGCCACCCTGCCCGATCGCCCAGCCTATGAGTTGTGGCTGGCAGGTCCTTTAGACCGGCGCTATCGACCATTGCTCCAATCCCAGATTAACGAACTGGGACTTCAGACCCAGGTTAAATTTCTGGATTATGTTCCTTACCCAGAGTTGCCGGTCATTGTGAATCAGGCGATCGCCCTGGTTTTTCCCAGTCTCTGGGAGGGATTTGGACTGCCGGTCCTGGAAGCAATGGCCTGTGGAACGCCGGTCATTACCTCTAACCTGGCATCACTGCCAGAAGTTGCCGGAGATGCGGCAATCCTGGTGGACCCCTATCAGATCGAGGCGATCGCCGATGCCATGAACGGCCTAGCAACCAGGCCTGACTTACGCTCCAAACTTCGTCAGGCAGGACTTGCCAGAGCCTGCCAATTCAGTTGGCAAAGGACCGGGCAGGCAACCGCTGAAATCCTGAAGTTTTACAGCAGAAGTTCAGGGTCAGCCAGAAACCTACTTCCGCCAGACAACCAGAACAACCCCACAAACAATAAAACCCAACCCGATTGCACGACTGATCGGAATCGACTCCTTAAAGAAGAAGTAACCCAGCAGGACAGAAATAACATAACCGATTGAAACAGCCG is from Leptothermofonsia sichuanensis E412 and encodes:
- a CDS encoding glycosyltransferase family 4 protein, producing MTTLVNLTSVLPRPTGLATYSLNIVKELTTLDLAVVAPFEVTGQQFHPSPPDLTADYGLKGHFKRLLWTQRQLPKLYHQLAAQLLFSPIPEAPLWSDCRFVVTVHDLIPLRFFQRLSPAALYNRYYIPQVLQQAQHIICNSEATANDIIDFCQIPATKITPIPLAYDAETFRFLDLPARNYFLYLGRITPYKNVQRLISAFATLPDRPAYELWLAGPLDRRYRPLLQSQINELGLQTQVKFLDYVPYPELPVIVNQAIALVFPSLWEGFGLPVLEAMACGTPVITSNLASLPEVAGDAAILVDPYQIEAIADAMNGLATRPDLRSKLRQAGLARACQFSWQRTGQATAEILKFYSRSSGSARNLLPPDNQNNPTNNKTQPDCTTDRNRLLKEEVTQQDRNNITD